Proteins encoded in a region of the Sterolibacterium denitrificans genome:
- the ilvN gene encoding acetolactate synthase small subunit gives MRHIISILLENESGALSRVSGLFSARAYNIESLTVAPTEDISLSRMTIVSVGSDEVIEQITKQLNKLIDVVKVVDLSEAPHVERELMLVKVRATGKDREEMKRMSDIFRGHIIDVTDSSYVIELTGDEVKLDAFLKAIDPALILETVRTGVCGIGRGDRILKV, from the coding sequence ATGCGACACATCATTTCGATTCTGCTGGAAAACGAATCCGGTGCGCTGTCACGCGTTTCCGGCCTGTTCTCGGCGCGTGCCTACAACATCGAGTCGCTGACCGTGGCGCCGACCGAGGATATCTCCCTGTCGCGCATGACCATCGTCAGCGTCGGCTCTGACGAGGTCATCGAGCAGATCACCAAGCAGTTGAACAAGCTGATCGATGTCGTCAAGGTGGTCGATCTGTCGGAGGCGCCGCATGTCGAGCGCGAACTGATGCTGGTGAAGGTACGCGCCACCGGCAAGGATCGCGAGGAGATGAAGCGCATGTCCGACATCTTCCGCGGCCACATCATCGATGTCACCGATTCGAGCTACGTCATCGAGCTGACCGGGGACGAAGTCAAGCTGGATGCCTTCCTGAAGGCCATCGATCCGGCGTTGATACTCGAAACCGTGCGCACCGGCGTCTGCGGCATCGGTCGCGGCGACCGCATACTCAAGGTTTAG
- the rpsP gene encoding 30S ribosomal protein S16, with product MVVIRLARSGAKKRPFYNMVVADSRDRRDGRFVERIGYYNPVAGANEQGLRVDTQRLAYWQSQGAQLSSTVARLVKKSAAAA from the coding sequence ATGGTTGTCATCCGTCTTGCCCGCAGCGGCGCCAAGAAGCGTCCTTTCTACAACATGGTCGTTGCCGATTCGCGTGATCGTCGCGATGGCCGTTTCGTCGAGCGCATTGGTTACTACAATCCGGTCGCCGGCGCAAACGAGCAGGGGTTGCGCGTTGATACCCAGCGTCTGGCCTACTGGCAGAGCCAGGGTGCCCAGCTGTCATCGACCGTCGCCCGCCTGGTCAAGAAAAGCGCTGCTGCTGCCTGA
- the rplS gene encoding 50S ribosomal protein L19 — protein MNLIAQLEAEEIARLGKTIPDFAPGDTVVVQVKVKEGTRERSQAYEGVVIAKRNRGLNSSFIVRKISAGEGVERTFQTYSPLIAGIEVKRRGAVRRAKLYYLRERSGKSARIKEKLVSRSKKATEA, from the coding sequence ATGAATCTGATTGCACAACTCGAAGCCGAGGAAATTGCCCGCCTCGGCAAGACCATTCCCGATTTTGCGCCGGGTGATACGGTCGTCGTTCAGGTGAAGGTCAAGGAAGGTACGCGCGAGCGCAGCCAGGCCTATGAAGGCGTGGTGATCGCCAAGCGCAATCGCGGTCTCAATTCCAGCTTCATCGTGCGCAAGATTTCTGCTGGCGAAGGAGTGGAGCGGACTTTCCAGACCTACTCGCCGCTGATCGCCGGCATCGAGGTGAAGCGCCGTGGCGCGGTGCGTCGCGCCAAGCTTTATTACTTGCGCGAGCGTTCCGGCAAGTCGGCGCGCATCAAGGAAAAGCTGGTCAGCCGCAGCAAGAAGGCGACCGAGGCCTGA
- the rimM gene encoding ribosome maturation factor RimM (Essential for efficient processing of 16S rRNA) has protein sequence MAGLPASVLSEGEDAAPDMVVLGRVNEAYGLRGWVRVHFFSDDAEAFGAMPQWWFGTPADGGKAHWQAHELSALKPHGKGYVAKFSRMDDRTAAEAIEGCFIAAPRAALPGTAKGEYYWVDLLGLDVVNAEGARLGRVVDLMRSGAHEVLCVRDEAGQERLLPFVAAVVKDVDSALREIRVDWGVDW, from the coding sequence ATGGCCGGGCTGCCGGCGTCCGTGCTGTCCGAAGGTGAAGATGCCGCGCCGGACATGGTGGTCCTTGGCCGGGTGAATGAAGCGTACGGCCTGCGCGGTTGGGTTCGGGTACATTTTTTCAGTGACGATGCCGAGGCATTTGGCGCGATGCCGCAATGGTGGTTTGGCACCCCGGCTGATGGAGGCAAGGCGCACTGGCAGGCTCATGAACTGTCGGCGCTCAAGCCGCATGGCAAGGGGTATGTCGCCAAATTTTCCCGGATGGATGATCGGACTGCTGCCGAGGCGATCGAAGGCTGTTTCATCGCCGCGCCGCGTGCGGCTTTGCCGGGAACGGCAAAGGGTGAGTATTACTGGGTCGATTTGCTTGGCCTGGATGTGGTGAATGCGGAAGGTGCCCGGCTGGGCCGAGTGGTCGATCTGATGCGTAGTGGCGCACATGAGGTTCTGTGCGTAAGGGATGAGGCAGGTCAGGAGCGTTTGTTGCCGTTCGTGGCTGCCGTGGTAAAGGATGTGGATAGCGCGCTGCGCGAGATTCGTGTCGACTGGGGTGTGGACTGGTGA
- the dxs gene encoding 1-deoxy-D-xylulose-5-phosphate synthase, whose protein sequence is MSSTPLLDTIASPADLRQLASGDLAQLAQELRSFLIESVARTGGHLSSNLGTIELTLALHYVYDTPEDRLVWDVGHQTYAHKILTGRREGMARLRMQDGVSGFPRRCESPYDTFGVGHSSTSISAALGMAVAARNKNERRNVVAIIGDGAMSAGQAFEALNNAGVVDANLLVILNDNDMSISPPVGALNKYLARLLSGQTFNAARRAGEKVLSLVPSVLELARRAEEHVKGMVVPGTLFEELGFNYIGPIDGHDLDSLIPTLQNLRELNGPQFLHIVTRKGQGYKLAEADPVLYHGVAKFDSNGGIQPSKSTKPSYTQIFGNWLCDMAACDERLIAVTPAMCEGSGLSRFAREYPGRYHDVGIAEQHAMTFAAGLACEGMRPVVAIYSTFLQRAYDQLIHDIALQNLPVVLAIDRGGLVGADGATHNGAFDLSYLGCIPNMLVMTPSDEQECRSMLTTAYRHDGPSAVRYPRGTGPGVPVDDALEALPLGKAEMRRHSALPTADPARVALLAFGSMLAPALAAAEQLDASVANMRFVKPLDADLLRTLAVDHALLVSIEENAVIGGAGSEVARCLEQSGIDTPLLRLGLPDTFVDHGDVAALLSQLGLDATGIVKSIATRLAASGHPLPASTSSTGKTT, encoded by the coding sequence ATGTCCAGCACGCCACTCCTCGACACCATTGCCAGCCCCGCCGATCTGCGCCAGCTTGCCTCCGGCGATCTCGCCCAGCTTGCGCAGGAACTGCGCAGCTTTCTGATCGAGTCCGTTGCCCGGACGGGCGGCCATCTGTCGTCCAACCTGGGCACCATCGAACTCACCCTGGCCCTGCATTACGTTTACGACACCCCGGAAGATCGCCTGGTCTGGGATGTCGGCCACCAGACCTACGCGCACAAGATACTCACCGGACGGCGCGAGGGCATGGCGCGCCTGCGCATGCAGGACGGCGTTTCCGGATTTCCGCGCCGCTGCGAAAGCCCCTACGACACCTTCGGCGTCGGCCATTCCTCGACCTCGATTTCCGCCGCGCTGGGCATGGCCGTTGCCGCCCGCAACAAGAACGAACGGCGCAACGTGGTCGCCATCATCGGCGATGGCGCCATGTCGGCGGGACAGGCTTTCGAAGCGCTCAACAACGCCGGCGTCGTCGATGCCAACCTGCTGGTCATCCTCAACGACAACGACATGTCGATCTCGCCGCCCGTCGGCGCCCTGAACAAATATCTGGCACGGCTGCTCTCAGGCCAGACCTTCAACGCCGCGAGGCGGGCCGGCGAAAAAGTGCTGTCGCTGGTGCCTTCAGTACTGGAGCTGGCCCGTCGCGCCGAGGAACACGTCAAGGGCATGGTCGTGCCCGGCACGCTGTTCGAGGAACTCGGCTTCAACTACATCGGCCCGATCGACGGCCACGATCTCGATTCGCTGATTCCCACCCTGCAGAACCTGCGCGAACTGAACGGCCCGCAATTCCTTCACATCGTCACCCGCAAGGGACAAGGCTACAAACTGGCCGAGGCCGATCCCGTGCTTTATCACGGCGTGGCCAAGTTCGACAGCAATGGCGGCATCCAGCCAAGCAAGTCGACCAAGCCCAGCTACACGCAGATCTTCGGCAACTGGCTGTGCGACATGGCAGCCTGCGATGAGCGCTTGATTGCCGTCACGCCGGCCATGTGCGAAGGATCGGGACTCTCGCGCTTCGCCCGCGAATATCCGGGGCGCTACCACGATGTCGGCATCGCCGAACAGCACGCCATGACTTTTGCCGCCGGCCTCGCCTGCGAGGGCATGCGCCCGGTGGTGGCGATCTATTCGACTTTCCTGCAGCGCGCCTACGACCAACTGATCCACGACATCGCCCTGCAGAACCTGCCCGTCGTTCTGGCAATCGACCGTGGCGGGCTGGTTGGCGCCGACGGCGCCACGCACAACGGCGCCTTCGATCTCTCCTATCTCGGCTGCATTCCCAACATGCTGGTCATGACGCCCAGCGACGAGCAGGAATGCCGCAGCATGCTGACCACGGCTTACCGGCACGACGGCCCCAGCGCCGTGCGCTATCCGCGCGGCACTGGCCCGGGCGTGCCGGTGGATGATGCGCTCGAGGCGCTGCCGCTGGGCAAGGCTGAAATGCGCCGCCACAGTGCGTTGCCCACCGCAGATCCGGCGCGCGTCGCCCTGCTGGCCTTCGGCAGCATGCTGGCGCCGGCGCTGGCCGCCGCCGAGCAGCTCGACGCAAGCGTAGCCAACATGCGTTTCGTCAAACCCCTGGACGCAGACCTGCTGCGGACGCTGGCCGTAGACCATGCCCTGCTGGTCAGCATCGAAGAAAACGCGGTCATCGGCGGGGCCGGCAGCGAAGTCGCCCGCTGTTTGGAACAGTCCGGCATCGACACACCCCTGCTGCGGCTGGGACTGCCCGATACCTTTGTCGACCATGGCGATGTCGCCGCCCTGCTTTCCCAGTTGGGCCTCGATGCCACAGGTATCGTCAAAAGCATAGCAACCCGGCTGGCCGCCTCAGGCCATCCCTTGCCTGCATCCACCTCCAGTACCGGCAAGACCACATAA
- a CDS encoding 2-isopropylmalate synthase, translating to MAKQHLKIFDTTLRDGEQSPGASMTRDEKLRIARQLEKLRVDVIEAGFPAASPGDFESVHAVASAIQESTVCGLARANEKDVRRAGEAIRPARSGRIHTFIATSPIHMEKKLRMRPDEVVEAAVAAVRLAQQYTDDVEFSAEDAVRSDFDFLCRVFDAVIKAGAKTINVPDTVGYSIPEQWGERIRRLIENVPDADKVIWSTHCHNDLGLAVANSLSAVLAGARQVECTINGLGERAGNASLEEIVMAVRTRGDIFVCDTRIDAVQIVPTSRLVSQITGYPVQPNKAVVGANAFAHESGIHQDGVLKHRETYEIMRAEDVGWTTNRLTLGKLSGRSAFKSRLTELGIELAGEEALNAAFARFKELADKKREIFDEDIYALVGDETVTPEHEYYRLAFAQFHSETGEIPRARITLIVDGVEKNAEASGSGPVDAVFKAIENLACSGADLLLYSVNSITTGTDAQGEVTVRLSKDGRIVNGQGADTDIIVASAKAYLNALNKLHANLPRVNPQV from the coding sequence ATGGCAAAACAACATTTGAAGATATTCGATACTACCTTGCGCGACGGCGAGCAGAGCCCCGGCGCTTCGATGACGCGGGACGAGAAATTGCGCATTGCCCGGCAACTCGAAAAACTGCGCGTCGATGTGATCGAGGCCGGCTTTCCGGCGGCTTCTCCCGGCGACTTCGAGTCGGTGCATGCGGTTGCCTCGGCAATCCAGGAGTCCACCGTCTGCGGCCTGGCCCGTGCCAACGAGAAAGACGTGCGGCGTGCCGGCGAGGCAATCCGGCCGGCACGCTCCGGGCGTATCCATACGTTCATCGCGACCAGCCCGATTCACATGGAGAAGAAGCTGCGCATGCGGCCCGATGAAGTCGTCGAGGCGGCGGTGGCTGCGGTCAGGCTGGCGCAGCAATATACGGATGACGTCGAATTTTCCGCCGAGGATGCGGTGCGTTCGGATTTCGACTTTCTCTGCCGAGTCTTCGATGCCGTCATCAAGGCGGGCGCCAAGACCATCAATGTGCCGGATACGGTCGGCTACAGCATTCCCGAGCAATGGGGCGAACGCATCCGCCGCCTGATCGAGAATGTGCCGGATGCGGACAAGGTGATCTGGTCTACGCACTGCCATAACGACCTGGGGTTGGCCGTGGCTAACTCATTGTCGGCGGTGCTGGCCGGCGCGCGTCAGGTGGAATGCACCATCAACGGGCTGGGTGAGCGTGCCGGCAATGCTTCGCTCGAGGAAATCGTCATGGCCGTGCGCACGCGCGGCGATATATTCGTCTGCGATACGCGTATCGACGCGGTGCAGATCGTGCCGACGTCCAGGCTGGTTTCGCAGATCACCGGCTATCCGGTGCAGCCCAACAAGGCCGTCGTCGGCGCGAATGCCTTTGCTCATGAGTCCGGGATTCACCAGGATGGCGTGCTCAAGCATCGTGAAACCTATGAAATCATGCGTGCCGAAGATGTCGGCTGGACGACCAACCGTCTGACGCTGGGCAAGCTTTCCGGCCGCAGCGCTTTCAAGTCGCGCCTTACCGAACTGGGCATCGAACTGGCCGGCGAGGAGGCGCTGAATGCGGCATTTGCACGTTTCAAGGAGCTTGCCGACAAGAAGCGCGAGATCTTCGATGAAGACATCTATGCGCTGGTTGGCGATGAGACCGTGACGCCGGAGCACGAATACTATCGCCTGGCATTTGCCCAGTTCCATTCCGAAACCGGAGAGATTCCGCGCGCGCGGATCACCTTGATCGTGGATGGCGTCGAGAAAAATGCGGAAGCTTCGGGCAGCGGCCCGGTCGATGCGGTATTCAAGGCCATCGAGAACCTGGCCTGCAGTGGGGCCGATCTGCTGTTGTATTCGGTCAACAGCATCACCACCGGCACGGACGCGCAAGGTGAAGTGACTGTGCGTTTGTCGAAGGATGGGCGCATCGTGAATGGGCAGGGCGCCGATACCGATATCATCGTGGCATCCGCCAAGGCCTACCTGAATGCGCTGAACAAGCTGCATGCCAATCTGCCCAGGGTCAATCCGCAGGTTTGA
- a CDS encoding phosphatidylserine decarboxylase codes for MASSYPHPLIAREGWPFIGATLLLALLVNWQAGWAWAVLPWLAFIFCVQFFRDPPRSIPGNARSVLSPADGRIVAIEPVRDPWLDREALKVSVFMNVFNVHSNRSPVDGEVRQRWYHPGKFVNADLDKASTENERNALWLHTVGGHDVTCVQVAGLIARRILCYVDAGTPLARGQRYGFIRFGSRVDLYLPLDTRVKVAIGDKVRASATVLAELA; via the coding sequence ATGGCATCTTCTTATCCTCATCCCTTGATTGCGCGCGAAGGCTGGCCTTTCATCGGTGCCACGCTGCTGTTGGCACTGCTGGTCAATTGGCAGGCTGGCTGGGCCTGGGCGGTACTGCCTTGGCTGGCTTTCATTTTCTGCGTGCAGTTCTTTCGTGATCCGCCACGATCGATTCCGGGAAATGCGCGGAGCGTGCTGTCGCCGGCGGATGGCCGCATCGTTGCCATCGAGCCGGTGCGCGATCCCTGGCTCGATCGCGAAGCGCTGAAGGTCAGCGTCTTCATGAACGTCTTCAATGTACATTCAAACCGCAGCCCGGTAGATGGCGAGGTCAGGCAGCGCTGGTATCACCCCGGCAAGTTCGTCAACGCCGATCTCGACAAGGCTTCGACGGAAAACGAACGCAATGCCCTGTGGCTGCATACCGTTGGCGGGCATGATGTCACCTGCGTGCAGGTGGCCGGGCTGATTGCGCGGCGCATTCTCTGCTACGTCGATGCGGGTACGCCGCTGGCGCGCGGCCAGCGTTATGGCTTCATCCGCTTCGGTTCGCGGGTCGATTTGTATTTGCCGCTGGATACGCGCGTCAAGGTGGCCATTGGCGACAAGGTACGTGCTTCGGCTACCGTGCTTGCCGAACTTGCCTGA
- the trmD gene encoding tRNA (guanosine(37)-N1)-methyltransferase TrmD has product MLAGAGTETATNKAGVGTRARLDFDVITLFPEVFSALTQSGITRRALEHGLWQLNCWNPRDYADDNYRSVDDRPYGGGPGMVMLAQPLEKAIAAARARRIAAGGDSAKERVKVICFSPQGRLLDHARVLELAQGPGAILLCGRYEGIDERLIERCVDEEISLGDFVLSGGEIAALALIDATVRQLPGALNDSASAQEDSFATGLLDCPHYTRPEEFEGMRVPEVLLSGNHERIRRWRLKQALGRTWRRRPELIEQRQLSREEAGLLAEFRQEYEQKQ; this is encoded by the coding sequence ATGCTGGCTGGAGCGGGAACTGAGACAGCAACGAACAAAGCCGGAGTCGGAACCAGGGCCCGTCTTGATTTCGATGTGATCACCCTGTTTCCCGAGGTGTTTTCGGCGCTGACGCAGTCGGGTATCACGCGACGCGCACTGGAACACGGCCTGTGGCAGTTGAATTGCTGGAATCCGCGCGATTACGCCGACGATAACTACCGTAGCGTCGATGACAGGCCTTACGGTGGCGGTCCAGGCATGGTGATGCTGGCGCAGCCGCTGGAAAAGGCCATCGCTGCGGCGCGTGCGAGACGGATTGCGGCAGGTGGGGACAGCGCGAAGGAGCGGGTGAAAGTGATTTGTTTTTCGCCCCAGGGCCGCTTGCTGGATCATGCGCGTGTGCTGGAATTGGCGCAGGGCCCGGGGGCGATTCTGCTTTGCGGGCGTTATGAGGGTATCGACGAGCGGCTGATCGAGCGCTGTGTCGATGAAGAAATTTCTCTTGGCGACTTCGTGTTGTCGGGAGGTGAAATTGCCGCGCTGGCGTTGATCGATGCGACGGTGCGGCAGTTACCGGGGGCGCTGAACGACAGCGCTTCGGCGCAGGAGGATTCCTTCGCCACGGGTTTGCTGGACTGTCCGCATTACACGCGGCCGGAAGAGTTTGAAGGAATGCGGGTGCCGGAGGTGTTGTTGTCCGGCAACCATGAGAGAATTCGCCGCTGGCGCCTGAAACAGGCCTTGGGGCGGACTTGGCGGCGACGGCCGGAGCTCATCGAGCAACGGCAACTCAGCCGCGAAGAAGCAGGACTGCTGGCGGAATTTCGACAGGAATACGAGCAGAAGCAGTAG
- the folE2 gene encoding GTP cyclohydrolase FolE2 has product MNSRDPNIMAIADVQGSTDTRAIPINKVGIKSIRHPVKVLDKNHGVQHTIAEFNMYVGLPHNFKGTHMSRFVELLNSNEREFSVENFESMLRNMVTRLEAQTGHIEMHFPYFVDKAAPVSGVRSLMDYQVTLIGAIQADGNYIQTTRVVVPATSLCPCSKKISERGAHNQRSHVTITVTTNELVWIEEVIQMAESQASCELFGLLKRPDEKYVTERAYDNPKFVEDMVRDVAGVLNADRRIDAYVVESENFESIHNHSAYALIEKDKRG; this is encoded by the coding sequence ATGAACAGTAGAGACCCCAATATCATGGCCATCGCAGACGTCCAGGGCAGCACCGATACCCGCGCCATTCCGATCAACAAGGTCGGCATCAAGAGCATCCGCCATCCCGTCAAGGTGCTCGACAAGAACCATGGCGTGCAGCACACCATCGCCGAATTCAACATGTACGTCGGGCTGCCGCACAACTTCAAGGGCACCCACATGTCGCGCTTCGTCGAGCTGCTGAACAGCAACGAGCGCGAGTTTTCCGTCGAGAATTTCGAATCCATGCTGCGCAACATGGTCACCCGCCTGGAAGCCCAGACCGGCCATATCGAGATGCATTTCCCCTATTTCGTCGACAAGGCAGCGCCGGTTTCCGGCGTGCGCAGCCTGATGGACTACCAGGTCACCCTGATCGGCGCCATCCAGGCCGATGGCAACTACATCCAAACGACACGCGTCGTCGTGCCGGCCACCAGCCTGTGCCCCTGCTCGAAGAAGATTTCCGAGCGCGGCGCCCACAACCAGCGCTCGCACGTCACCATCACGGTGACCACCAATGAGCTGGTGTGGATCGAAGAAGTCATCCAGATGGCCGAAAGCCAGGCATCCTGCGAACTCTTCGGCCTGCTCAAGCGTCCGGACGAGAAATACGTCACTGAACGCGCCTACGACAATCCCAAATTCGTCGAAGACATGGTGCGCGATGTCGCCGGCGTCCTGAACGCCGACCGGCGCATCGACGCCTATGTGGTCGAGTCGGAAAATTTCGAATCCATACACAATCACTCAGCCTATGCCTTGATCGAAAAGGACAAGAGAGGCTGA
- a CDS encoding YihY family inner membrane protein: MSGILLAPLHLPMRVARRFHDERYFQTAASLSFSTLLGLVPLIAMGVLLLAHMPFAADMAGAMEKFLLANLLPDKAGKIIARYLEHFVRKTERLTLIGGTILTLTALMQMLTIEHAFNAIWRVKAARPLFRRLGMHLFTLFLGPVLFGGGLVGIGYLAGVSFGLVNEPGWLNGLFFRVLPLLVMTLLFALLYQIVPNRRVNRWHALIGGIFATAGFTLMQYLFSTYVAHFPAYTVVYGAFAVIPIFLIWLHLSWSVVLLGALIVAELPGATGMSGTRKRA; the protein is encoded by the coding sequence TTGTCCGGCATCCTGCTTGCGCCGTTGCACCTGCCCATGCGCGTGGCGCGGCGCTTTCATGACGAGCGCTATTTTCAGACGGCAGCCAGCCTGTCCTTCAGCACCTTGCTCGGCCTGGTGCCGCTGATTGCCATGGGGGTGCTGCTGCTGGCGCACATGCCTTTTGCGGCGGACATGGCGGGCGCCATGGAAAAATTCCTGCTGGCCAATCTGCTGCCCGATAAGGCAGGCAAGATCATTGCGCGCTATCTGGAGCATTTTGTGCGCAAAACCGAGCGATTGACGCTGATTGGTGGCACGATCCTCACGTTGACGGCATTGATGCAGATGCTCACGATCGAGCACGCCTTCAATGCAATCTGGCGGGTCAAGGCAGCGCGGCCCTTGTTCCGCCGCCTTGGCATGCATCTATTTACCCTGTTTCTCGGCCCGGTGCTGTTTGGCGGCGGCTTGGTCGGCATCGGTTATCTCGCCGGCGTCTCATTTGGTCTCGTCAATGAGCCAGGCTGGCTGAACGGCCTGTTCTTCCGGGTATTGCCGTTGCTTGTCATGACGCTGCTGTTTGCCCTGCTGTACCAGATCGTGCCGAATCGCCGCGTCAACAGGTGGCATGCCTTGATCGGCGGCATTTTCGCTACCGCCGGCTTTACCCTGATGCAGTACCTGTTCAGTACGTATGTCGCCCATTTTCCGGCCTATACCGTCGTTTATGGCGCTTTTGCCGTCATCCCGATTTTTCTGATCTGGCTCCACTTGTCCTGGAGCGTGGTTTTGCTTGGCGCCTTGATCGTTGCCGAATTGCCTGGCGCGACAGGAATGTCGGGCACACGCAAGCGGGCGTAG
- the ilvC gene encoding ketol-acid reductoisomerase — MKVYYDKDADLSLIKGKQVTIVGYGSQGHAHALNLKESGVNVTVGLRRNGASWKKAEAAGLKVEEVAASVKSADVVMILLPDENIPQVYNEEIAANMKKGAALAFAHGFNVHYNQVVPRDDVDVIMVAPKGPGHTVRSEYLKGGGVPTLIAVYQDKSGKAKDIALSYAAANGGTKGGVIETNFREETETDLFGEQAVLCGGAVELVKAGFETLVEAGYAPEMAYFECLHELKLIVDLMYEGGIANMNYSISNNAEYGEYVTGPQVINSQAREAMRECLKNIQNGSYAKQFILEGRTNYPEMTARRRLNAEHPIEVVGGKLRDMMPWIKKNKLVDQSKN, encoded by the coding sequence ATGAAGGTCTATTACGACAAGGATGCCGATCTGTCTCTCATCAAAGGCAAGCAGGTCACCATCGTCGGCTACGGTTCGCAAGGCCACGCGCATGCGCTGAACCTCAAGGAGTCGGGCGTCAACGTCACTGTCGGTCTGCGCAGGAATGGCGCCTCCTGGAAAAAGGCCGAAGCGGCCGGACTGAAGGTCGAGGAAGTCGCCGCCTCGGTGAAGAGTGCCGACGTCGTCATGATCCTGCTGCCGGACGAGAACATCCCGCAGGTCTACAACGAGGAAATCGCCGCCAACATGAAGAAGGGTGCTGCGCTGGCTTTCGCGCACGGCTTCAACGTGCATTACAACCAGGTCGTGCCGCGCGACGATGTCGACGTCATCATGGTCGCGCCGAAGGGCCCCGGCCATACCGTGCGTTCCGAATACCTCAAGGGCGGCGGCGTGCCGACCCTGATCGCCGTGTATCAGGACAAGTCCGGCAAGGCCAAGGACATCGCCCTGTCGTATGCGGCGGCCAACGGTGGCACCAAGGGCGGCGTCATCGAGACCAATTTCCGCGAAGAAACCGAGACCGACCTGTTCGGCGAGCAGGCCGTGCTGTGCGGCGGCGCCGTGGAGCTGGTCAAGGCCGGTTTCGAGACGCTGGTCGAAGCCGGCTACGCGCCGGAAATGGCTTACTTCGAGTGCCTGCACGAGCTCAAGCTGATCGTCGATCTGATGTATGAAGGCGGTATCGCCAACATGAACTACTCGATCTCCAACAACGCCGAGTACGGTGAGTATGTGACGGGTCCGCAGGTCATCAACAGCCAGGCGCGTGAAGCCATGCGCGAATGCCTGAAGAACATCCAGAATGGATCGTATGCCAAGCAGTTCATCCTCGAAGGGCGTACCAACTATCCGGAGATGACCGCACGTCGCCGTCTGAATGCCGAGCATCCGATCGAAGTCGTCGGCGGCAAGCTGCGCGACATGATGCCGTGGATCAAGAAGAACAAGCTGGTCGATCAATCGAAGAACTGA
- the pssA gene encoding CDP-diacylglycerol--serine O-phosphatidyltransferase: protein MNPELRRRGIYLLPNLFTTGALFAGFYAIVQAMNGRYEYSAIAIFVAMVLDGLDGRVARMTHTQSAFGAEYDSLSDMVSFGAAPSLVIYEWALKDMGKLGWVAAFIYCAGAALRLARFNTNIDIIDKRYFQGLPSPAAAALIAGLIWVLHNLGYSGNDARWYACILTIFAGVTMVSNIPYWSGKDINLRRSVPFIVIVAIMLAFALISSYPEGMMFALFLGYALSGYVLAGWRWVRRDKGDRPENTDATS, encoded by the coding sequence ATGAATCCCGAATTGCGTCGGCGCGGCATCTACCTGCTGCCGAACCTGTTCACCACCGGCGCATTGTTTGCAGGCTTCTACGCCATCGTGCAGGCGATGAACGGGCGCTATGAATATTCGGCAATCGCCATTTTTGTCGCCATGGTGCTCGACGGGCTTGATGGGCGCGTGGCGCGCATGACGCATACGCAGAGCGCTTTCGGCGCCGAGTACGATTCGCTGTCCGACATGGTTTCCTTCGGCGCGGCGCCCTCGCTGGTGATCTATGAATGGGCGCTGAAGGACATGGGCAAGCTTGGCTGGGTAGCGGCCTTCATCTATTGCGCCGGCGCGGCCTTGCGCCTGGCGCGCTTCAACACCAACATCGACATCATCGACAAGCGCTATTTCCAGGGATTGCCCAGTCCGGCTGCGGCAGCCCTGATCGCCGGGCTGATCTGGGTACTGCACAACCTTGGCTACAGCGGCAATGATGCACGCTGGTATGCCTGCATACTGACCATCTTTGCCGGCGTCACCATGGTCAGCAACATTCCCTACTGGAGCGGCAAGGACATCAATCTGCGGCGCAGCGTGCCTTTCATCGTCATCGTGGCGATCATGCTCGCCTTTGCATTGATCTCGAGCTACCCGGAAGGGATGATGTTCGCGCTGTTTCTTGGTTATGCGCTTTCCGGCTATGTACTGGCTGGCTGGCGCTGGGTGCGCCGGGACAAGGGCGACCGGCCGGAAAATACCGATGCGACGAGTTGA